Below is a window of Nocardioides conyzicola DNA.
AGGCCGACCCGCTTGACGGCGTCGGAGAGACCCACACGGAGGAAGACGACGTCGTGGCCCGCGAGCAGCGCTCGCGTGTCCGGGTCGAGCACCGCTCCCCCGCCCAGCGCGAGCACGCCGTCGTGGGTCGCCAGCGCCTCCGCGACGGCGGCGCGCTCGAGCGCGCGGAAGACCTCCTCGCCCTCGTCGACGAAGATCTCGGAGATCGCGCGCCCGGCGGTCGCCTCGACGTCGTGGTCGGTGTCACGCACGGACGTGCCGAGGCGCGCCGCGAGCAGGCCACCGACCGTGGTCTTGCCGGAGCCCATCGGCCCGATCAGCACGATCATCGGTAGCGCAGGTGGTCGAGGTAGGACTCGGCGTTGCGCCGCGTCTCCTGGACCGAGTCGCCGCCGAACTTCTCCAGCACCGCCTCGGCGATCACCAGCGCCACCATGGCCTCCGCGACGATGCCGGCCGCCGGGACGGCGCAGACGTCGGACCGCTGGTGGTGCGCGACGCCGGCCTCGCCGGTGGCGAGGTCGACGGTGCGCAGCGCCCGCGGCACGGTGGCGATGGGCTTCATCGCGGCCCGGACCCGCAGGATCTCGCCCGTGGTCATGCCGCCCTCGGTGCCGCCGGACCGGCCGCTCACCCGGCGGATGCCCTCGGGGGTCGGCACGATCTCGTCGTGCGCGAGCGAGCCCGGGGTGGCGGCGATCTCGAAGCCGTCACCGACCTCGACGCCCTTGATCGCCTGGATGCCCATCAGCGCGCCGGCGAGGCGCGAGTCGAGGCGGCGGTCCCAGTGCACGTGCGAGCCGAGGCCCGGCGGGAGCCCGTGCACCACGACCTCCACGACGCCGCCGAGGGTGTCGCCGTCCTTGTGCGCCTGGTCGATGCGCTCGACCATCAGCTTGCTGGTGTCGGGGTCGAGGCAGCGCACCTCGTCGTCGTCGAGCCGGGCCACGTCGTCGGGCTCCGGCCAGGAGCCGGCAGGCGCGCGGATGCCGCCGAGCTCGATCACGTGGGAGACGATCCGCGCGCCGACGGCCTGCTCCACGAAGTTGCTCGCGACCCGGCCCAGCGCCACCCGGGCTGCGGTCTCACGAGCGGAGGCACGCTCGAGGATCGGCCGGGCGTCGTCGAAGTCGTACTTCTGCATACCGGCCAGGTCGGCGTGGCCGGGACGCGGGCGGGTCAACGGGACGTTGCGGGCCATCGACGCGAGCTCGTCGAGGTCGACCGGGTCGGCCGACATCACCTTCTCCCACTTGGGCCACTCGGTGTTGCCGACCTGGATCGCGACCGGGCCGCCCTGGGTCCGGCCGTGCCGGACGCCGCCGACCAGGGTCACCTGGTCCTGCTCGAACTTCATCCGGGCGCCGCGGCCGTAGCCGAGGCGGCGCCGGGCGAGGGCGTCGGCGATGTCGTCGGACGTCACCTGGACATGGGCAGGGAGCCCCTCGAGGATCGCGACCAGGGAGGGGCCGTGGGACTCGCCCGCGGTGAGCCAGCGCAGCATGGGAGCAGTGTTTCACGGCCCGTACGTCAGTCCTGCGGGGTCACCCCCCGACGAGATGGCTCCAGGTGGAGGGACCGAGCGCGACCCCCGCCAGGACCCCGCCCAGCAGGAACGGCCCGAAGGGCAGCGGGGTGCGCAGCACGGACCGGTCGCGACGGGCGCCGGCGCGGAGCACCCCGATCACCGCGAAGACCAGGAAGCCGCCGTACACGCCCACGACCAGGGCCCCCCAGCCGACGTACCCGAGCACGAGACCGACCACGGCGGAGAGCCGCACGTCGCCGTACCCCATCCCGGACGGGTAGATCCACCAGAGCACGTGGAAGAACGCGAAGACCGCGACCCCGCCGACCACGGCGTGCAGGAAGGCCCGAGGTTCGCCGTCCGCCAGGGCGGCGACGGCCGCGAGCACCGCCGTGACGGCCAGGGTCGGCCAGATCAGCCGGGTCGGCAGCAGGTGCGTGCGCAGGTCGATGAAGGCGAGCGCGACCCCGACCGGCACCAGGGGCAGCAGGAAGAGCAGCGGCCAGTCCAGCCCGACGGCGCCACCGAGCACGGCGCCGGACAGGGCGGCGACGACGGCCGCCCGCCACGCCAGTCCGGGCAGCGCGGCGACCGAGGCGTAGCGCGGGTCGCGCATCCGCGCGATCAGCGCCGGCACCCCGGCCCCGGCGGCGCCACACACCGCCGCTCCGAGGAGGGCGCCGACGGGATCGACGGTCATGGGGCTGCGTGCCTGGCCACGAGCGCAGCCTCGCCGGCGGCCCTCATCGCGGCCAGCGGGCCGGGTACGTCGGTGAACAGCTCGAACTGCAGCACCGCCTGGTGGACCAGCAGGTCGAGGCCGGAGACCAGGACCCGGTCCCCCGCGGCGGCGGCGATCGGGGTGGGCCACGGGTCGTAGATGACCTCGAAGAGCACCGGGACGCCCGCGCACCGGGCGACCAGTGCGTCGTCCTGGGCACCGGCCGGGATCGTCGACACCACGACGTCGCCCAGCACCTCACCATCCGCGAGCGAGCCGACCTCCACGTCCGGCCCTGCCGGGTGCGCCGCGATCGCGGCCGCCGCCTCGCCGGCCCGGTCGGGCGTGCGCACCAGCAGCCGCACGGACGTCGCGCCCAGGTCGACCATCGCCAGGCCGGTCGACGCCGCCGTCGCTCCCCCGCCCAGCACCGTGGCGGCGCGCACCGGGCCGTCGTACCGCTCCCGCACGGCCGCGGCGGCGCCGGGCAGGTCGGTGTTGTCGGCCAGCACGACGTCGCCGTCGCGGAGGACGAGCGTGTTCGCCGCTCCGGCGAGCGCCGCGCGGGCGGTGACCGAGCGGGCCAGTCCCAGCGCCTTCCGCTTCAGCGGCATCGTCAGGGACAGCCCGCGCCATCCGGCGTCGAGGCCCCGGACGAAGTCCGTGAAGCCGTCCTCGGGCACCCGCACCGCGTCGTACTCCCAGTCGAGACCGACCGCGGCGTAGCCGGCGCGGTGCAGCACCGGGGACAACGAGTGCGCGATCGGGTCACCGAGCACGGCGCAGCGGGCGAGCATCAGGTCGTCCTCGTCCGTGGCTGGTCCGTCAGCACCGGTCCGAGGTCTCGCAGTAGTCCTTGTACATCGCCTGGCCCTCGAGGAAGCCGTCGTAGTCCTCGTAGAAGCGGGTCTCGCCCGTCGCCAGGTTGACCGTGACGTAGTAGTACCAAGGTCCCTCGGCCGGCTTGAGCGCCGCGGCGATGGCGTCGTCGCCCGGCGACTCGATGGGACCGGGCGGCAGGCCGATGACGTTGAGCCGGGTGTTGTACGGCGTGGGCGTGTCCAGCTGCTCCTGGGTCAGCTCGGTCGACCCGGGCGAGAGGCCCAGCCCGAACGCGACCGTGGCGTCGATCTGCAGCTTGCCGTTGGTGCCGCCCTTGTCGCCGGGGCCCTCGAGCCGGTTGTAGATGACGCGCGCGATCTTGGGCATGTCCTTGCCGCGCCCCTCGGCCTGCACCAGGCTCGCGATGGTCATGATCTCCTGCGGCGTGTAGCCGAGCGCCTCGCTCTGGGCCTCGAGGTCGGCGTCGTCCGCCGCCTGACGCCAGCGGGTGACCATCGCCTTGAGCATCGACGCCGGCGTCGCGTCCGGGCCGAAGTCGTAGGTCGCCGGGAAGAGGTAGCCCTCCGGGTCGCCCTTGGCGTAGTCGGGGAGGCCGAGCTTGCCGGGGTTGTCGAGCACCTTGGTGAAGGCGGCCTTCGAGAACTTCGTCTTCTTGGCCAGGATCGCGACCGTGTCGGAGACCCGCAGGCCCTCGGGGATGGTGACCGTGTCCTTCACCATGTTGCCCGGGTCGACGAGGACCTCGATGACGTCCGCGGCCGCCATCTCCTTCTTGAGCGGGAAGTAGCCGGCCTGGATCTTGTTGGACTCCGGGTTGCCGTTGGCGGCGTCGATGAAGGCCTGCACCGAGGCCACCACGCCCTTGGCCTTGAGGTTGCGGCCCATCGCCGCCACCGTGTCGCCCTTCTTGACCTGGAAGGTGACGTCGCCGCTGCCGGGGCCGGGGAAGTCGTCCGCGGACGAGAACTGGTCGCCGATCTTGTCGACGCCCCAGGTGATGACGAAGTAGGCGCCACCCGCGACGATGGCGAGCGCCACCAGGACGGCGATGCAGCCCGGCAGGCTGCGGCGGCGGCTGCCGCGCCGGCGTCC
It encodes the following:
- a CDS encoding shikimate kinase, giving the protein MIVLIGPMGSGKTTVGGLLAARLGTSVRDTDHDVEATAGRAISEIFVDEGEEVFRALERAAVAEALATHDGVLALGGGAVLDPDTRALLAGHDVVFLRVGLSDAVKRVGLGTSRPLLLGNVRGRIKALLDERTPIYESVATLAVETDGREPDDVADEIVAALGARA
- the aroC gene encoding chorismate synthase encodes the protein MLRWLTAGESHGPSLVAILEGLPAHVQVTSDDIADALARRRLGYGRGARMKFEQDQVTLVGGVRHGRTQGGPVAIQVGNTEWPKWEKVMSADPVDLDELASMARNVPLTRPRPGHADLAGMQKYDFDDARPILERASARETAARVALGRVASNFVEQAVGARIVSHVIELGGIRAPAGSWPEPDDVARLDDDEVRCLDPDTSKLMVERIDQAHKDGDTLGGVVEVVVHGLPPGLGSHVHWDRRLDSRLAGALMGIQAIKGVEVGDGFEIAATPGSLAHDEIVPTPEGIRRVSGRSGGTEGGMTTGEILRVRAAMKPIATVPRALRTVDLATGEAGVAHHQRSDVCAVPAAGIVAEAMVALVIAEAVLEKFGGDSVQETRRNAESYLDHLRYR
- a CDS encoding A24 family peptidase, which encodes MTVDPVGALLGAAVCGAAGAGVPALIARMRDPRYASVAALPGLAWRAAVVAALSGAVLGGAVGLDWPLLFLLPLVPVGVALAFIDLRTHLLPTRLIWPTLAVTAVLAAVAALADGEPRAFLHAVVGGVAVFAFFHVLWWIYPSGMGYGDVRLSAVVGLVLGYVGWGALVVGVYGGFLVFAVIGVLRAGARRDRSVLRTPLPFGPFLLGGVLAGVALGPSTWSHLVGG
- a CDS encoding shikimate dehydrogenase translates to MLARCAVLGDPIAHSLSPVLHRAGYAAVGLDWEYDAVRVPEDGFTDFVRGLDAGWRGLSLTMPLKRKALGLARSVTARAALAGAANTLVLRDGDVVLADNTDLPGAAAAVRERYDGPVRAATVLGGGATAASTGLAMVDLGATSVRLLVRTPDRAGEAAAAIAAHPAGPDVEVGSLADGEVLGDVVVSTIPAGAQDDALVARCAGVPVLFEVIYDPWPTPIAAAAGDRVLVSGLDLLVHQAVLQFELFTDVPGPLAAMRAAGEAALVARHAAP
- the mltG gene encoding endolytic transglycosylase MltG, whose translation is MTDEYDADHEAPGILDDESEDGYDATPYDGGGRRRGSRRRSLPGCIAVLVALAIVAGGAYFVITWGVDKIGDQFSSADDFPGPGSGDVTFQVKKGDTVAAMGRNLKAKGVVASVQAFIDAANGNPESNKIQAGYFPLKKEMAAADVIEVLVDPGNMVKDTVTIPEGLRVSDTVAILAKKTKFSKAAFTKVLDNPGKLGLPDYAKGDPEGYLFPATYDFGPDATPASMLKAMVTRWRQAADDADLEAQSEALGYTPQEIMTIASLVQAEGRGKDMPKIARVIYNRLEGPGDKGGTNGKLQIDATVAFGLGLSPGSTELTQEQLDTPTPYNTRLNVIGLPPGPIESPGDDAIAAALKPAEGPWYYYVTVNLATGETRFYEDYDGFLEGQAMYKDYCETSDRC